TTTGGGGGGTTCCATCGGGGGCTTGGGGTGTGGGGGAATATTTGTAGGGGCCGCGAGGGGGGAAAAGGGGTTTTTTTGTGGGGGTGGGGGGATTTGGTTTTGTGGTGGGGGGGGGGGGGGCGGGGAGTCTTTGTTGTTGGGTTTGTTCGCCTTGGGGGGGGGGGGGGGGGGCTCTTGGGGGGGTTTTCGGCCTTTTCTTTTCGGGGGGGGGGCGGGGGCGGGGGGGGTCTTCGGGCCGGCCCTTTTTTTGGGGGGGGGGCGGGCGGGGGGGGGCGGGGGGGGGGCCCCGGGGGGGGGGGGGGGGGCGACCTTTTTGGGTGGGGCGGGGGGGCCCGCCTTTCGGGGGGCCAAGGGGGCCCGGGGGGGGGCGCGTCGGGGGGGGGGCCCGGGGGGGGGGCGGGGGGGGGGAGGCGGTTTGGGGGGGGGGGGGGGGGGGGGGGGGTCTTGTGGGGGTCGTGGCGGGGGGGGTTTTTTTTGGGGGTTGGGGGAGGGGGGGGGGCCCGGGGGGGGGGGGGGGGGGGGGGGGGGTGTCGTCATTTTTTTTTTTTTCCCATGTTGGTCTGGGGCCCAGAAATGATGGAGGAAATCTATTCCTGTGGCACGGTGAAGTTGGAATGAACTCAGTGGTTGGTCAGCGGCTTTTCAGACTGGGGCAGTCACTAGTGCAGCTTGCCTACTTCCCATTGTTGAGCCACTTGTCAAATATCCTATGGTAGATCGGAAGTATGACATAGACGACGGTCGGAACGGCAATGAGCGTGATAATCAAGGTGCGAACGGGGATGGGGAACTGAATAACAATATCCCCCAAAAGGTAAAAAAGGAGCGTTATCAACGGATAAATGGCGAGCCAAATCAAAAATGCTCTCTTGTGCTTTGTGTTTTGCCCCATGAATAAAAAATCGAAGTATAAAAAAAGCAGACATCCTTGCCAAACACTCCTCCGAGAACTGCTTAGCCTCACGGAATGCTCATGATAGCGTGGATAACGATTTCAAAGTGGAAATGTTGGGGAAATTCGGGAAGATTCAGCTTTTGAGGTTACAAATCTGCGAATTCGTTTTTTGGGAAAAAGCCATCCTTTTTTGTAGATTTTGCCATGAATAAGTTCCTCTTTTGGTCGCTTTCGGTTGCACTTGCGGGGTTTCTCTTCGGCTTTGACATTGTCGTCATTTCGGGGGCAGACAAGACCCTGCAGGTTTTATGGCATTCTCCGGACGTGTTCCACGGCTTCGTGGTGATGGGATCCGCACTTTGGGGAACGGTGATCGGTGCGATTTTCGGAGGAATTCCAACCAATGCATTCGGCCGAAAAAATACGCTGATCGCCATCGGAATCCTGTTTTTGGTGTCATCGGTGGGTTCGGCCTTTGCGAATGATCCTTGGTTGTTCGCCTTTTTCAGACTCATCGGCGGATTGGGTATCGGTGCCTCGACGATTGCCGCCCCGGCCTACATTTCCGAGATTTCCCCGGCCAAATCCCGCGGAAGGCTCGTGGCGATGTACCAATTGAGCATTGTCACGGGCATTTTGGTGGCCTTTCTCTCCAATTATGTCTTGAATGATTCCGGACCCGACGCATGGCGTTGGATGCTGGGTGTCGGTGCATTTCCGGCGGCGGTTTACGTCATCATGATCCTGCTCGTCCCAGAAAGTCCAAGGTGGTTGGTGATGAAAGGAAGGCTTGAAGCGGCAAGGGCAGTCCTGCGAAAGGTGGATCCTCGGCTCGATTTTCAGCAATACGTTGCAAGTCTAGGTCCCGTGGAATCGAAGCAAAAGGAGAGCATTTTCTCCAGCAAATACAGTCGCGCCACGCTGCTTGTGTTTTTCATCGCCTTCTTCAATCAGCTGTCGGGCATCAACGCATTTCTTTACTATAGCCCGCGGATCTTTGAAGGTGCTGGACTGGGGAGCGATTCCGCATTTCTAAGCAGCGTCGGGGTTGGTGTCGTCAATGTGGTTTTCACCTTAGTGGGCATGGCCTTGATCGACCGTTTGGGGCGCAAGCAACTGATGTTCATCGGTTCTGTGGGATATATTCTTTCGTTGGGATTGGTGACCCTGTCGTTCCTGCAGGGCTGGGGCGGGCTGGCCGTGGCGGTTTTCTTTTTTGTCTTTATCGCTTCCCATGCGATCGGGCAGGGAACGGTGATCTGGGTTTTCATCGCCGAACTGTTCCCGACGCACTTGCGTGCGAGTGGGCAGGCTTTCGGTTCGACCGTGCACTGGGTGCTTGCGGCACTGATTCCGTCCTTGATTCCAATGCTGTTTGAGACCGTTGGTGCCGGAGCCGTGTTTGGATTCTTCGGGGTGATGATGGTCGGACAATTGGCCTGGGTCTTCCTGAAAATGCCCGAGACCAAGGGGGAAACCTTGGAGGCCGTGAGTGCGCGGCTCTCCGAATCCGGGCGTTGAGCATCCTGCTGGAAAGTTGGCGAAGATGGCTATCTTTGATCTGTGAAAGGATTTCTGAAATTTCTGGTAGGCGGCATCCTCGGCGGCGTATTGGGCTGGGGTTTGGGGTATTTGCGTATCCCGATGGTGGAGAAGGACGGGTCATTTTGGGTGGGTTTTGCAGTGAGTTTGGCGATGGTTTTGTTTGTCGTCGTTGCGTTGATTGCGTGGAACAAGAATGCCCTTTTGATGAAGGTGATCGGGAAGGGTTCAGGCGGGGAGGATGCCGATTCAGCCTCCAAACCAGTCCGTACCTACGTCTGGCTCTGGGCAATCATGGCAGGATTTGTCGTGTTGGGCGGATCTGTGAGCAGTTGGATGGTGTATCGGCAGAATGGGATGCTGGGGGAGGAGATGCGAGCGTTACATCGAAGAATTTTGAATCAGACGGAGTTGGTTGAGTCGGTTCGAAGAAGCAATCAAGGATTTTTGTTGGCTAATGTTCTGGATAAGGTAGATGCGGAACTGGGAAAGAACCCAGCGAAATCACTTAGTGAAGCCGCAATTTCTAGGATTGTGGCACTGAGTTATGCTTTGAAACCTTATCGAATTTTAGAGGGTGATACCTTGGCCATAAATCCACTTAGCCCAGAAAGGGGGCAGCTTTTATTATCCCTGGTGAATATGGAAATGGACTCATCATCGTTCAGCAAGATCAAACATAAGGCAAACTTTGAAAATGCTGATTTGCAGGGGGCAAACTTGAGTGGAAAAAACTTGAGTGGGATGAATCTTCGTCGATCTAAATTGAAAGATGCTGTTCTTGATAGTGCAAATTTGAATAACGTTGATTTGACTTATGCAAATATTTGGGGTGCCAGTTTGAAAGGAACAAGATTGATCGGAGCAGACCTTGTGAGAGCCGATTTAAGGTGGGCAGTGTTTACCGAAACAGAACTTAATGAGGCTAATTTGAATGGTGCAGACTTAGGCAATGCGCGACTCACCAATGTTGATATGACTGGGGCAACATTTCGGTACGGAATATCTGTTGCTGCGATAATCGACCATTCCAATCTCCGAGGAGTAGATCTTCTGGTGACCAACCTTGCTAGGTCAAGAATTACAAACACCAACCTTAGCGAATCGAATTTGAGATTAGTCAATTTTGCGGATGCGTATCTGGAATCCATTGATTTAAAAGACACTCGTGTTGGGCAGTCGAATTGGAGTAAAGTGATCCAAGAATGGCACTATAACGGAGAACTAGATGCAACGTTGACCTACAAGATCGTCGAGGACTCCTCTAAAAGATTTGAAGCAGCATTCCTTCTCAAGCGCGAAGTACCTTGATTTAGTTGCGAATATTTTCAAAGCTCCTTATTCCTTTTGCTTTAATTAGGGTAACGAGGCCTTTGTAGTAGCGTTTATTTTTTTTGAAAACCGTAAAATGAGGTCTTCATCTGCCCTGAAGGGCGAGAATCCAATTTTAAAAGCCCAACTATAATAACTCTGAAGATCGTTCAGGTAATCAGCCAAAAGTTGAGGTGTCCAAAAAGTGGTAGGCCTGATTTTATATTTCGCTTTCAGTTGTTTTC
This genomic stretch from Bacteroidota bacterium harbors:
- a CDS encoding sugar porter family MFS transporter, with translation MNKFLFWSLSVALAGFLFGFDIVVISGADKTLQVLWHSPDVFHGFVVMGSALWGTVIGAIFGGIPTNAFGRKNTLIAIGILFLVSSVGSAFANDPWLFAFFRLIGGLGIGASTIAAPAYISEISPAKSRGRLVAMYQLSIVTGILVAFLSNYVLNDSGPDAWRWMLGVGAFPAAVYVIMILLVPESPRWLVMKGRLEAARAVLRKVDPRLDFQQYVASLGPVESKQKESIFSSKYSRATLLVFFIAFFNQLSGINAFLYYSPRIFEGAGLGSDSAFLSSVGVGVVNVVFTLVGMALIDRLGRKQLMFIGSVGYILSLGLVTLSFLQGWGGLAVAVFFFVFIASHAIGQGTVIWVFIAELFPTHLRASGQAFGSTVHWVLAALIPSLIPMLFETVGAGAVFGFFGVMMVGQLAWVFLKMPETKGETLEAVSARLSESGR
- a CDS encoding pentapeptide repeat-containing protein, with amino-acid sequence MKGFLKFLVGGILGGVLGWGLGYLRIPMVEKDGSFWVGFAVSLAMVLFVVVALIAWNKNALLMKVIGKGSGGEDADSASKPVRTYVWLWAIMAGFVVLGGSVSSWMVYRQNGMLGEEMRALHRRILNQTELVESVRRSNQGFLLANVLDKVDAELGKNPAKSLSEAAISRIVALSYALKPYRILEGDTLAINPLSPERGQLLLSLVNMEMDSSSFSKIKHKANFENADLQGANLSGKNLSGMNLRRSKLKDAVLDSANLNNVDLTYANIWGASLKGTRLIGADLVRADLRWAVFTETELNEANLNGADLGNARLTNVDMTGATFRYGISVAAIIDHSNLRGVDLLVTNLARSRITNTNLSESNLRLVNFADAYLESIDLKDTRVGQSNWSKVIQEWHYNGELDATLTYKIVEDSSKRFEAAFLLKREVP